A genomic window from Streptomyces sp. NBC_00234 includes:
- a CDS encoding molybdenum cofactor biosynthesis protein MoaE, with translation MARTHDHPGEQAALDPIRLLEIRDTPLSVDEIFRAVGDDAAGGIALFVGTVRNHDEGQDVGALGYSCHPSAQDEMRKVAEKVVAEFPVRALAAVHRVGELEVGDLAVVVAVSCAHRGEAFDACRKLIDDLKHEVPIWKHQRFSDGTEEWVGAC, from the coding sequence ATGGCACGCACCCATGACCACCCCGGCGAGCAGGCGGCTCTCGACCCCATCCGGCTGCTGGAGATCCGCGACACGCCACTCTCGGTGGACGAGATCTTCAGAGCCGTGGGGGACGACGCGGCCGGCGGCATCGCGCTCTTCGTCGGCACGGTGCGCAACCACGACGAAGGGCAGGACGTCGGCGCACTCGGCTACTCCTGCCACCCCTCCGCGCAGGACGAGATGCGGAAGGTGGCCGAGAAGGTCGTCGCCGAGTTCCCGGTCCGCGCACTGGCGGCCGTCCACCGTGTGGGTGAACTGGAGGTGGGCGATCTGGCGGTGGTCGTCGCCGTCTCCTGCGCCCACCGGGGAGAGGCGTTCGACGCCTGCCGGAAGCTGATCGACGACCTCAAGCACGAGGTTCCGATCTGGAAGCACCAGCGCTTCTCGGACGGCACGGAGGAGTGGGTGGGAGCCTGCTGA
- a CDS encoding YlbL family protein produces the protein MPRRTATMLASTLILIALLCAGVLIPVRYSEMSPGPTVNTLGEARGEPVLQISGRKTYPTTGHLNMTTVRVTGADYEMNIVEAVYGWLAHDSVVVPHDTLYPDGKTEEESTQENAEEFSQSQESAKVAALKEMDIPVSSRVVVSTVIKGSPAQGQLHAGDVIKAVDGVAVKQPEDVAKLVTKHKPGEDVTFTIVPAKEAAAAEKAGRQPRSTEKIVITTEKAPKENRAIVGIQAGTDHTFPFEIDIKLADVGGPSAGLMFSLGIIDKLTPGNLTGGKFIAGTGTIDDDGKVGPIGGINMKLVGARDAGARYFLTPDDNCAAAASDIPSGLTLVRVKNLDDAKKSLDKIRAGKTAGLPSCSAS, from the coding sequence ATGCCACGCCGCACCGCGACGATGCTCGCTTCCACCCTCATCCTCATCGCGCTGCTCTGCGCAGGCGTGCTGATTCCCGTGCGGTATTCCGAGATGTCGCCGGGGCCTACCGTGAACACGCTGGGCGAAGCCCGTGGCGAGCCCGTCCTGCAGATCAGTGGCCGCAAGACCTACCCCACGACGGGGCATCTCAACATGACGACGGTCCGCGTCACGGGCGCGGACTACGAGATGAACATCGTCGAGGCGGTCTACGGCTGGCTGGCCCACGACAGCGTGGTCGTGCCGCACGACACCCTCTACCCGGACGGGAAGACGGAAGAGGAGTCGACGCAGGAGAACGCCGAGGAGTTCAGCCAGTCCCAGGAGAGCGCGAAGGTCGCCGCTCTGAAGGAGATGGACATCCCCGTCTCGTCCCGCGTCGTGGTGTCCACCGTCATCAAGGGCAGCCCCGCGCAGGGACAGCTGCACGCCGGTGACGTGATCAAGGCGGTGGACGGCGTGGCCGTCAAGCAGCCCGAGGACGTCGCCAAGCTGGTCACCAAGCACAAGCCCGGCGAGGACGTCACCTTCACGATCGTCCCGGCCAAGGAAGCGGCTGCCGCCGAGAAGGCGGGCAGGCAGCCCCGCTCGACCGAGAAGATCGTCATCACCACGGAGAAGGCTCCGAAGGAGAACCGGGCGATCGTCGGCATCCAGGCCGGGACGGATCACACGTTCCCGTTCGAGATCGACATCAAGCTCGCCGACGTGGGCGGCCCCAGTGCCGGCCTGATGTTCTCCCTGGGCATCATCGACAAGCTGACCCCGGGGAACCTGACGGGCGGGAAGTTCATCGCGGGCACCGGCACGATCGACGACGACGGCAAGGTCGGCCCGATCGGCGGCATCAACATGAAGCTGGTCGGCGCCCGCGACGCGGGAGCCCGGTACTTCCTGACCCCCGACGACAACTGCGCCGCAGCCGCGTCCGACATCCCGAGCGGTCTCACGCTGGTGCGGGTGAAGAACCTCGACGACGCGAAGAAGTCGCTGGACAAGATCCGCGCGGGGAAGACAGCCGGTCTGCCGAGCTGCTCGGCGAGCTGA